A stretch of Lactiplantibacillus brownii DNA encodes these proteins:
- a CDS encoding LytTR family DNA-binding domain-containing protein: MVYSRFEENPHIATDDPIVIVQAAAQDSQIQALMSYINRYQAANPTILPVKSEDRILMIRPGEIILADLVNGQLLLTTINEIVVTNEALSHFLGRLAKPSFVQVSKHAALNLDHLLSLSDSFSGSMSARLTNRTKTEVSRKYVKELLQRLEV, from the coding sequence ATGGTTTATAGTCGTTTTGAAGAAAATCCACACATTGCTACAGATGATCCGATCGTGATTGTACAGGCTGCTGCGCAAGACTCGCAGATTCAGGCGCTGATGAGCTATATCAATCGCTATCAGGCGGCCAATCCCACAATCTTACCAGTAAAAAGTGAAGACAGAATCCTGATGATTCGACCGGGTGAAATCATTTTGGCGGATCTAGTCAACGGACAGTTGCTACTGACGACAATCAACGAAATTGTTGTGACCAATGAGGCACTTAGCCATTTTCTGGGACGTTTAGCTAAGCCGAGTTTTGTTCAGGTCTCTAAGCATGCGGCCTTGAATCTTGACCACTTACTTTCGTTGTCGGATAGTTTTTCTGGTAGTATGTCGGCACGACTGACTAACCGTACAAAGACAGAGGTCAGCCGAAAATATGTCAAAGAACTGCTGCAACGATTGGAGGTGTAG
- a CDS encoding MFS transporter has product MYHVSKYRRNFKMSKKVNPTWTLLALAISAFAIGSTEFISVGLMPMLVSSFHINLAQAGLTVSVYALGIMVGAPVMTLLTGRLNRHRLMMLIMGLFIAGNLLAALAPTFNVLLLGRIVAALAHGIFMTVASVIAADVVAPEKRASAIAVMFTGLTVATVTGVPLGTMIGQLGGWRWSFIFISGIGVVGLLADYWLIPRHLPLPVKATARGILRVLTNPQLLLALLVTALGYGGTFVAYTYLSPLLEQSMGWSASAVVVILVVYGLMVALGNTLGGRWANKRPLVALFKMFVGLLITLLVLAFTAHSHWLGLFTVLVMGIFAFMNVPGLQLYIVQLAEVHTPQDITMASALNISAFNVGIALGSGIGGQVTTQFGLAWTPVFGALMVAVSLVLLAGLIWLARPVAEETPEDCEN; this is encoded by the coding sequence ATTTATCACGTTAGCAAGTATAGGAGGAATTTTAAAATGAGTAAAAAAGTTAATCCAACCTGGACACTGTTAGCGCTCGCCATTAGCGCGTTTGCGATTGGGTCCACAGAATTTATTAGTGTTGGGCTGATGCCAATGTTGGTCAGTAGTTTTCATATTAATTTAGCCCAAGCGGGGTTGACGGTTTCCGTCTATGCACTTGGAATTATGGTTGGCGCGCCGGTCATGACGTTACTGACGGGTCGCCTGAATCGGCATCGACTGATGATGTTAATCATGGGACTATTTATTGCGGGCAACTTATTAGCCGCGTTGGCGCCAACCTTTAACGTCTTGTTGCTCGGTCGGATCGTGGCCGCCTTAGCACATGGAATTTTCATGACGGTCGCATCAGTCATTGCGGCGGACGTTGTGGCACCAGAAAAGCGGGCCTCCGCGATTGCGGTGATGTTCACCGGGTTAACCGTGGCAACGGTCACTGGGGTGCCGTTGGGGACGATGATCGGTCAGCTGGGTGGTTGGCGCTGGTCATTTATCTTCATTAGCGGTATTGGTGTTGTAGGACTATTAGCAGATTATTGGTTGATTCCACGTCATTTGCCATTACCGGTCAAAGCCACTGCACGTGGGATTCTGCGCGTTTTGACTAATCCGCAACTGCTGTTAGCTTTATTAGTCACAGCTTTAGGTTACGGTGGGACTTTTGTCGCCTACACGTATTTATCACCACTATTGGAACAATCGATGGGGTGGTCAGCTAGTGCAGTCGTTGTCATTTTAGTTGTTTACGGCTTGATGGTGGCCTTAGGCAATACCCTTGGCGGTCGCTGGGCAAATAAACGTCCGTTAGTGGCACTATTTAAAATGTTCGTCGGTTTGTTGATCACGTTACTAGTTTTAGCATTCACGGCGCACAGTCACTGGCTCGGATTATTCACTGTTTTGGTCATGGGTATCTTTGCGTTTATGAATGTTCCTGGTCTACAGCTCTATATTGTTCAGTTAGCTGAAGTGCATACGCCACAAGATATTACGATGGCGTCCGCGTTGAATATTTCTGCGTTTAACGTTGGGATTGCTTTAGGTTCAGGAATTGGCGGTCAAGTGACGACACAATTTGGGTTAGCTTGGACACCGGTCTTTGGTGCCTTGATGGTTGCCGTTAGCTTGGTATTGTTGGCTGGATTGATTTGGTTGGCGCGACCGGTTGCTGAGGAGACACCTGAGGATTGCGAAAACTAA
- a CDS encoding ABC transporter permease: MLALIRRDLLLYFRNPSGVIFSLMGAMISFVLYLVFLKNSIQADWKSLPGSNLLLDQWLIGGTLAITGITTTLAGLTQVVADRESQVRQDLLQTDIGNVKLTISYLAGASLIGLLMQVIMFAIMIGYFHVQDGLTVTGAQVGLLMALMLLNAALSTAINAIVINFVKHMSSLSSLSTVVGTGAGFLVGGLIPIGTLPDFAQKLIKITPGGYIASLNRQVLMNDKLADTFNGHLAMQHHFEKLLGVRIDWDGLLTRQETLNIVIVALVVATLLAVAPQLIAGRQRRKLTA; encoded by the coding sequence ATGCTAGCTTTGATTCGACGCGATTTACTGTTATATTTCCGCAACCCTTCTGGTGTGATTTTCTCGCTGATGGGGGCGATGATTTCATTTGTTTTGTACTTAGTATTCTTAAAGAATAGTATTCAGGCCGACTGGAAGTCCCTGCCTGGCAGCAACCTTTTACTTGATCAATGGTTGATTGGTGGAACGCTGGCGATTACTGGAATCACAACGACGCTAGCTGGGTTGACTCAGGTCGTCGCCGATCGTGAATCACAAGTGCGCCAAGACCTGTTACAGACGGATATTGGCAACGTCAAACTCACTATAAGCTATTTGGCCGGTGCTAGTTTGATTGGCTTATTGATGCAAGTCATCATGTTTGCAATCATGATCGGTTACTTCCATGTACAAGACGGCTTGACCGTCACTGGCGCACAGGTTGGTTTGCTGATGGCATTGATGTTACTCAATGCGGCGTTGTCCACAGCCATCAACGCCATTGTGATTAACTTCGTCAAACACATGAGTAGTTTGAGTAGCCTGTCTACTGTTGTCGGTACTGGTGCGGGCTTCTTGGTCGGTGGTCTGATTCCAATCGGTACCCTGCCTGACTTTGCGCAAAAGTTAATCAAGATTACTCCCGGTGGCTACATTGCTTCCTTGAATCGGCAAGTGCTGATGAACGACAAGTTAGCTGACACCTTTAATGGTCATCTGGCCATGCAGCACCATTTCGAAAAGTTGCTTGGCGTCCGCATCGACTGGGATGGCTTGTTGACACGTCAAGAAACTTTGAATATAGTGATTGTAGCCTTAGTCGTTGCAACCCTGCTGGCCGTAGCGCCACAGTTGATTGCTGGACGACAACGCCGCAAGTTGACGGCATAG
- a CDS encoding DUF3021 domain-containing protein: MLKKIVHNAMSGIGFGSFAYMLIMLFKVQPIMPTTANILSILVMSVGIGMVSLIFQSDALPWLTELGIHFVGTFFLVAAMMGFNHWPIVPSFWVTFVALYVICWIIIRVQRYLQVERINSAIAKRRQKRADE, from the coding sequence ATGTTGAAGAAAATCGTGCATAATGCCATGAGTGGCATCGGTTTTGGCTCGTTTGCCTATATGTTGATTATGTTGTTTAAGGTCCAACCAATCATGCCGACGACTGCGAACATCCTCAGTATATTGGTGATGAGTGTCGGGATTGGGATGGTATCGCTGATTTTTCAAAGTGATGCGCTGCCATGGTTGACTGAGTTGGGAATCCATTTTGTCGGGACGTTTTTCCTAGTTGCTGCTATGATGGGCTTCAATCATTGGCCAATCGTGCCATCGTTTTGGGTGACCTTTGTTGCCTTGTATGTCATCTGCTGGATAATCATTCGTGTGCAACGTTACTTGCAAGTCGAGCGGATTAACAGTGCAATTGCTAAGCGCCGACAGAAGCGAGCAGATGAATAA
- a CDS encoding winged helix-turn-helix transcriptional regulator — MPEKTYQIGVEATMEVIGGKWKSIILCHLRLKPMRTSELERAIPQISQKMLVQQLRELEAANIVQRQVYQEVPPRVDYRLTDYGHSLSGVLHQLCVWGEENIDLRRENGEAIKLLHRDDL, encoded by the coding sequence ATGCCTGAAAAAACTTATCAAATCGGCGTGGAAGCCACCATGGAAGTCATCGGTGGTAAATGGAAATCCATTATTCTGTGTCATTTACGCCTAAAACCGATGCGGACTAGTGAACTTGAACGGGCCATTCCACAGATTTCTCAAAAAATGTTGGTCCAACAATTACGTGAACTCGAAGCAGCGAACATTGTTCAACGACAAGTGTATCAGGAAGTCCCACCACGCGTTGACTATCGGCTGACTGATTATGGTCACAGCTTATCAGGTGTGTTACATCAACTCTGCGTTTGGGGTGAAGAAAATATTGACTTGCGTCGCGAAAATGGTGAAGCAATTAAGTTACTGCATCGCGATGATCTCTAA